A DNA window from Betta splendens chromosome 6, fBetSpl5.4, whole genome shotgun sequence contains the following coding sequences:
- the LOC114857414 gene encoding calcium-independent phospholipase A2-gamma-like isoform X1 gives MSNRWAAHTWVKLRAFILWQTHARKSAPSFLLCGTSHCRLHVQQPVFYTVACVSWKHIHHPKSRSRRGWLFKANQIRQRLGLHTSPIYLKTSASSWSAGLSQHMSRVRNTLDSVSKAVSGTHTELLSKIARLKPNVLKGRKNGDFKSNSKAEESTIATSNAVPASTSTPTKTSAATPSLPSPGAMFDASATISHPQSSTQEATTSTNVIVHEHKDKGLMNVAPAVEASCATKEEECKSLHNDPENKSLASLPPTDLFHPSNFSVNLDETYNYLSHHINSYFGTSATTQGKKVDNVDTSSASSQGQQSSDLVSVSGKTGSAATENPPLSKKGLGHYLSYSAPTVQAFVGNYIAPLVPKFRTGESKSAIAEEKKPEDVSVKQGEATISKEQKAADEKAKKLLLQREKIIARVSVDNRTRALVQALHRASDVRVYISRVEDLSYHLLEFPETRGVAVKEKVIPCLLRLKQASDPGLRAAVREALALVGYHKPVRGRGIRILSIDGGGLRGILALQSLRKLEALTGKPIYKLFDYICGVSTGAILGFMLGVFQIPVQECDDLYRKLGSDVFKQNVIVGTVKMSWSHAFYDSEAWENILKEKMGSHLLVETSRNRECPKVAAVSTVVNRGTPLRAYVFRNYNLLPGVRSHYLGGCQHQLWEAIRASSAAPGYFQEFTLGNDVHQDGGLLINNPTALAIHESKCLWPNAPLECVVSLGTGRFETPGRTNATYTSLKTKITNVISSATDTEEVHTMLDAFLPADTYFRFNPYISEDISMDENRQEKLNMLQAEGARYLEKNEQKLQKVARILTQEKGSVQRVAEWLRFKADMYNGLSLYPSKS, from the exons ATGAGTAACAGATGGGCTGCACATACCTGGGTGAAATTGAGAGCATTTATTCTGTGGCAAACCCATGCTCGCAAATCAGCGCcttcatttttattgtgtggTACTTCTCACTGTAGGCTTCATGTTCAACAGCCTGTTTTCTACACGGTTGCCTGTGTCAGCTGGAAGCACATCCACCACCCGAAGAGCAGGAGTCGTAGAGGATGGCTTTTTAAAGCAAACCAAATTAGACAGAGACTTGGACTCCACACCAGTCCCATTTATTTGAAAACTTCAGCTTCAAGTTGGTCTGCTGGTTTGAGCCAACACATGTCGCGGGTCAGGAACACTCTAGACTCAGTTTCTAAAGCTGTGAGtgggacacacacagaactTCTCTCCAAAATTGCCAGACTCAAGCCTAATGTTCTAAAAGGGAGAAAAAACGGTGATTTCAAGTCCAATTCAAAAGCTGAGGAGAGTACAATCGCCACCAGTAATGCTGTGCCTGCTTCTACATCGACTCCAACCAAAACATCTGCTGCTACCCCTTCTCTTCCCAGTCCTGGTGCTATGTTTGATGCAAGCGCCACCATTTCTCATCCTCAGAGTTCTACCCAAGAAGCAACCACTTCTACAAATGTAATTGTGCACGAACATAAGGATAAAGGGCTTATGAATGTTGCCCCTGCTGTCGAAGCCAGTTGTGCCACAAAGGAAGAAGAGTGTAAATCTTTACACAATGATCCTGAAAACAAGAGCTTGGCATCCTTACCACCCACTGACCTTTTCCATCCCAGCAACTTTTCTGTCAACCTGGATGAAACCTACAACTATCTTTCCCATCACATCAACTCTTACTTTGGCACCAGTGCAACGACTCAGGGCAAAAAAGTGGATAATGTTGACACAAGTTCTGCTTCTTCTCAGGGTCAACAAAGTAGTGACCTTGTGTCAGTTTCTGGGAAAACAGgctcagcagctacagagaacCCCCCCCTCTCTAAAAAGGGTTTAGGACACTACCTGTCTTACTCTGCTCCAACCGTACAAGCATTTGTGGGAAACTACATTGCTCCCTTGGTACCCAAGTTTAGAACAGGGGAGTCAAAAAGTGCTAttgcagaggaaaaaaagccCGAAGATGTTTCAGTAAAACAGGGTGAGGCCACAATTAGTAAAGAACAGAAGGCTGCAGATGAGAAAGCCAAGAAACTACTTCTTCAAAGGGAAAAG ATCATTGCCAGGGTGAGTGTGGACAATCGCACCCGGGCTCTTGTCCAGGCTTTACACCGGGCATCAGATGTAAGGGTCTACATCAGTAGAGTGGAGGATCTCAGCTACCATCTGCTAGAATTCCCTGAGACCCGTGGTGTTGCAGTGAAG GAAAAAGTTATCCCTTGCCTACTGCGGCTGAAGCAGGCCAGTGACCCAGGCTTGAGGGCAGCAGTCAGAGAAGCCCTGGCTTTGGTGGGCTACCATAAACCTGTTAGGGGCCGTGGTATACGGATCCTTTCAATAGATGGAGGAGGTTTGAG AGGAATTCTTGCACTTCAGTCGTTACGGAAGCTGGAAGCCCTGACCGGCAAACCCATTTACAAACTGTTTGATTATATTTGTGGTGTCAGCACAG GTGCTATTCTAGGGTTCATGCTAGGAGTGTTCCAAATCCCTGTGCAAGAATGTGACGATCTTTACCGGAAGCTGGGCTCAGATGTTTTTAAGCAGAACGTTATTGTTGGCACCGTCAAGATGAGCTGGAGTCATGCTTTTTATGACAGTGAAGCCTGGGAGAACATCCTCAA AGAGAAAATGGGCTCTCACCTTCTGGTGGAAACTTCAAGAAACCGTGAATGCCCCAAG GTGGCAGCAGTGAGCACCGTCGTCAACAGGGGCACCCCTCTGAGGGCATACGTGTTCAGGAACTACAACCTGCTGCCCGGGGTGCGCTCACACTACCTGGGAGGATGCCAGCACCAGCTCTGGGAGGCCATCCGAGCCTCATCAGCAGCACCTGGGTATTTCCAGGAGTTCACCTTGGGGAATGACGTCCACCAG GACGGAGGCCTGCTGATTAACAACCCCACAGCGCTGGCTATCCATGAGTCCAAGTGTTTGTGGCCCAACGCACCCTTGGAGTGTGTGGTGTCACTGGGCACCGGCCGCTTCGAAACCCCGGGCCGAACGAATGCCACCTACACCAGTCTCAAAACTAAAATCACAAACGTCATCAGCAGCGCCACAGACACCGAGG AGGTTCACACCATGCTCGACGCCTTTCTGCCCGCCGACACGTATTTCCGCTTCAACCCGTACATTAGTGAGGACATCTCCATGGACGAGAACCGGCAGGAGAAGCTCAACATGCTGCAGGCCGAGGGCGCCCGCTACCTGGAGAAGAAcgagcagaagctgcagaaggTCGCCCGCatcctcacccaggagaaggGCTCCGTCCAGAGGGTGGCGGAGTGGCTCAGGTTCAAGGCCGACATGTACAACGGTCTGTCTCTGTATCCCTCCAAGTCCTAA
- the dnajb9a gene encoding dnaJ homolog subfamily B member 9a translates to MATALSAVTYALCILMITELILAKKDYYDILGVPKDATERQIKKAFHKLAMKYHPDKNRSPDAEVKFRGIAEAYETLSDETRRKEYDQLGDNFEFFTGDAQGRHRQTVHQPFNFNFNDIFKDFDIYSQNRHARQRRHFDEHSRSHRDSHSRHKRHFQGCFGGRAFDDMFDDVEKMFTFDRHTKQTENSFHGASKQHCRTVTQRRGNMVTTYTDCTTS, encoded by the exons ATGGCAACTGCCCTGTCTGCTGTAACATATGCATTGTGCATCCTTATGATAACAGAGCTGATACTTGCCAAGAAGGACTACTATGATATACTGGGTGTGCCTAAAGATGCCACTGAGAGACAAATAAAAAAGGCTTTTCACAAGCTTGCAATGAAATATCACCCTGATAAGAACAGGAGCCCAGATGCTGAAGTTAAATTCAGGGGAATTGCTGAAG CTTATGAAACGTTGTCAGATGAAACCAGAAGAAAAGAATATGACCAGCTTGGTGACAACTTTGAATTCTTCACTGGTGACGCACAAGGCAGGCATAGACAGACAGTTCACCAACCATTCAACTTCAACTTTAATGACATATTCAAAGACTTTGACATCTACAGCCAGAATAGACATGCCCGTCAACGAAGGCACTTTGATGAACACTCCAGGTCCCACAGGGACTCTCATAGCAGACATAAGAGACACTTTCAAGGATGTTTTGGAGGACGTGCCTTCGATGACATGTTTGACGATGTAGAGAAAATGTTTACTTTTGATAGACACACCAAACAGACTGAAAACAGCTTTCATGGTGCATCAAAGCAACACTGTAGAACAGTGACACAGCGCAGAGGAAATATGGTAACAACATATACAGACTGCACCACGTCTTAG
- the LOC114857414 gene encoding calcium-independent phospholipase A2-gamma-like isoform X2, with protein MSRVRNTLDSVSKAVSGTHTELLSKIARLKPNVLKGRKNGDFKSNSKAEESTIATSNAVPASTSTPTKTSAATPSLPSPGAMFDASATISHPQSSTQEATTSTNVIVHEHKDKGLMNVAPAVEASCATKEEECKSLHNDPENKSLASLPPTDLFHPSNFSVNLDETYNYLSHHINSYFGTSATTQGKKVDNVDTSSASSQGQQSSDLVSVSGKTGSAATENPPLSKKGLGHYLSYSAPTVQAFVGNYIAPLVPKFRTGESKSAIAEEKKPEDVSVKQGEATISKEQKAADEKAKKLLLQREKIIARVSVDNRTRALVQALHRASDVRVYISRVEDLSYHLLEFPETRGVAVKEKVIPCLLRLKQASDPGLRAAVREALALVGYHKPVRGRGIRILSIDGGGLRGILALQSLRKLEALTGKPIYKLFDYICGVSTGAILGFMLGVFQIPVQECDDLYRKLGSDVFKQNVIVGTVKMSWSHAFYDSEAWENILKEKMGSHLLVETSRNRECPKVAAVSTVVNRGTPLRAYVFRNYNLLPGVRSHYLGGCQHQLWEAIRASSAAPGYFQEFTLGNDVHQDGGLLINNPTALAIHESKCLWPNAPLECVVSLGTGRFETPGRTNATYTSLKTKITNVISSATDTEEVHTMLDAFLPADTYFRFNPYISEDISMDENRQEKLNMLQAEGARYLEKNEQKLQKVARILTQEKGSVQRVAEWLRFKADMYNGLSLYPSKS; from the exons ATGTCGCGGGTCAGGAACACTCTAGACTCAGTTTCTAAAGCTGTGAGtgggacacacacagaactTCTCTCCAAAATTGCCAGACTCAAGCCTAATGTTCTAAAAGGGAGAAAAAACGGTGATTTCAAGTCCAATTCAAAAGCTGAGGAGAGTACAATCGCCACCAGTAATGCTGTGCCTGCTTCTACATCGACTCCAACCAAAACATCTGCTGCTACCCCTTCTCTTCCCAGTCCTGGTGCTATGTTTGATGCAAGCGCCACCATTTCTCATCCTCAGAGTTCTACCCAAGAAGCAACCACTTCTACAAATGTAATTGTGCACGAACATAAGGATAAAGGGCTTATGAATGTTGCCCCTGCTGTCGAAGCCAGTTGTGCCACAAAGGAAGAAGAGTGTAAATCTTTACACAATGATCCTGAAAACAAGAGCTTGGCATCCTTACCACCCACTGACCTTTTCCATCCCAGCAACTTTTCTGTCAACCTGGATGAAACCTACAACTATCTTTCCCATCACATCAACTCTTACTTTGGCACCAGTGCAACGACTCAGGGCAAAAAAGTGGATAATGTTGACACAAGTTCTGCTTCTTCTCAGGGTCAACAAAGTAGTGACCTTGTGTCAGTTTCTGGGAAAACAGgctcagcagctacagagaacCCCCCCCTCTCTAAAAAGGGTTTAGGACACTACCTGTCTTACTCTGCTCCAACCGTACAAGCATTTGTGGGAAACTACATTGCTCCCTTGGTACCCAAGTTTAGAACAGGGGAGTCAAAAAGTGCTAttgcagaggaaaaaaagccCGAAGATGTTTCAGTAAAACAGGGTGAGGCCACAATTAGTAAAGAACAGAAGGCTGCAGATGAGAAAGCCAAGAAACTACTTCTTCAAAGGGAAAAG ATCATTGCCAGGGTGAGTGTGGACAATCGCACCCGGGCTCTTGTCCAGGCTTTACACCGGGCATCAGATGTAAGGGTCTACATCAGTAGAGTGGAGGATCTCAGCTACCATCTGCTAGAATTCCCTGAGACCCGTGGTGTTGCAGTGAAG GAAAAAGTTATCCCTTGCCTACTGCGGCTGAAGCAGGCCAGTGACCCAGGCTTGAGGGCAGCAGTCAGAGAAGCCCTGGCTTTGGTGGGCTACCATAAACCTGTTAGGGGCCGTGGTATACGGATCCTTTCAATAGATGGAGGAGGTTTGAG AGGAATTCTTGCACTTCAGTCGTTACGGAAGCTGGAAGCCCTGACCGGCAAACCCATTTACAAACTGTTTGATTATATTTGTGGTGTCAGCACAG GTGCTATTCTAGGGTTCATGCTAGGAGTGTTCCAAATCCCTGTGCAAGAATGTGACGATCTTTACCGGAAGCTGGGCTCAGATGTTTTTAAGCAGAACGTTATTGTTGGCACCGTCAAGATGAGCTGGAGTCATGCTTTTTATGACAGTGAAGCCTGGGAGAACATCCTCAA AGAGAAAATGGGCTCTCACCTTCTGGTGGAAACTTCAAGAAACCGTGAATGCCCCAAG GTGGCAGCAGTGAGCACCGTCGTCAACAGGGGCACCCCTCTGAGGGCATACGTGTTCAGGAACTACAACCTGCTGCCCGGGGTGCGCTCACACTACCTGGGAGGATGCCAGCACCAGCTCTGGGAGGCCATCCGAGCCTCATCAGCAGCACCTGGGTATTTCCAGGAGTTCACCTTGGGGAATGACGTCCACCAG GACGGAGGCCTGCTGATTAACAACCCCACAGCGCTGGCTATCCATGAGTCCAAGTGTTTGTGGCCCAACGCACCCTTGGAGTGTGTGGTGTCACTGGGCACCGGCCGCTTCGAAACCCCGGGCCGAACGAATGCCACCTACACCAGTCTCAAAACTAAAATCACAAACGTCATCAGCAGCGCCACAGACACCGAGG AGGTTCACACCATGCTCGACGCCTTTCTGCCCGCCGACACGTATTTCCGCTTCAACCCGTACATTAGTGAGGACATCTCCATGGACGAGAACCGGCAGGAGAAGCTCAACATGCTGCAGGCCGAGGGCGCCCGCTACCTGGAGAAGAAcgagcagaagctgcagaaggTCGCCCGCatcctcacccaggagaaggGCTCCGTCCAGAGGGTGGCGGAGTGGCTCAGGTTCAAGGCCGACATGTACAACGGTCTGTCTCTGTATCCCTCCAAGTCCTAA